A stretch of DNA from Dioscorea cayenensis subsp. rotundata cultivar TDr96_F1 chromosome 4, TDr96_F1_v2_PseudoChromosome.rev07_lg8_w22 25.fasta, whole genome shotgun sequence:
CTTTTGAGTTTTCACATAATTAACAATGAAACATATAtagtattaatatttaaattatttagattaaaATTTAGGTTTTACAATATtcatatgaatatttttattatctacaATTTAACAACGTAAAGCAGagcttgttgtttttgttaatatatatttctttttgtaatgataAGTCTAATGATAATGAGTGGCATTTGGTTacggttttttattttgttttgttatttgttaccCTTTTATTCCTTTTGCAATATATCAGTGGttcatctatatttttttttaaaaaaaactgtattttgtgagaaaaaaataatccaaatttgttaatatttacaGAATTAtcgtttattattaattaataagttattaaattttgagtaataaaattttgcTGGATCCTTACACTAATTTGCCAATTTggtgtaattttatttatttatttatttttgataatatagaCCAGCCACTTCAGGTACACAATTAATCTTCTGTTGTATCTTCTCTTTTTGCTTAATGTTAATGGTATccacctttttcaaaaaaaaaaaaaaacaattaatcttTCAACCATGTTTTACAAAGAAATATAGCGCCGCAAATCTTTGGACCATGAATTGAAAGAAAATCTAACCGCATATCTTTTGTTGTGATAGTAACCTGGCGTAAATCTGGGCGTTTATAATTTCCACAATTTTTCTTTCCCGACTTATTATTATTCTCCAAATCGGGATTCATGCGCGTGATCCCATTGTCCCCGCCACTACCTCTGAAGAAACATAACCACCACCCGTACTCGTACCCCCAAGTCCccccaataaaaaaataaataaataataataataataataatagtaataataataataataataatggggaAATGTGCTTATGCCAAGCACCACGATTCTTGATTCTTTCAAcaatttagtaaaaataaaaacttgattCCAGTTTACTCATTCATAAGTATAATTTGAGAATTGATCCCCGTATTAtacatccgggttccagtactATTTGGTACTGttcatattcataaaaaaaagacatttatcgtctattattcaaaaaaataataataataataataatttgagagTTGAGccacaaaatttaaactaaacttttttttttctctttattattgtatccttctttaaaaaaaaatctttacttTAAATTTCCAAACATTGGCATTTCATTCTttcccaaaattaaaaatagagagTCAGAATTCAAATCCTTGgggtttttatataataaatcacCTTTTTGATTATACCAccacttaaaaaatatataatttttttttttaataaaatagataaaccacaaataataacaatattcaAAAGGatagatgaaaaaaaacaaaaacaaaacagtgGACTGCTATCCTCACCAGGAGTGAGGAGATCAGAGTACATAGAAAGCAAAAACGAGAGAGGGAAGCGGAgaacaatatataatttttcttttacaaaagaaaaacttttaattaaactattaaaTCTATCCATATAATTTTCCATATAATTTTCCTTTCATTCTTTCCATAGATATCTTCCATCCAAACACAAAACCAACCAACTTCACAAACacacattaaaaacaagatTGGTTCCAATTTCTCACTATAaactaatcatatatatatatatatatatatataatatacatattaaacaaacaaagatgaaaatcaGTGGAAGAGTTGAGGTTTGGTGGACTCAGCAATGATACGGGTACGTACCCTCTCGAAGGTGGCTACGGGACACGGTATCGTGATCCCACCCGGGTGCTCATAACCAAACTCCTCCTCCGCTTCTCTTAACAACTCCCCAAACAATGGATGGTTAAAGTATATCACCGGCACAACGTACCGCTTCGATCCTGATCCATCTTCTTCTTGTCCTCTTTGCCCGCCGCCTTTCACTCCACTACCCACGTACACCGCCAAATGCCCTCTCGGCGGTGGTTTTTCGCCGGTGCAGGACGTCTCTATCCGCCGGTAATCTGTTCTTCCTCCTCCGCCGCCGCCACCGCTGCAGGCAAAGAACCGGCGAGCCCAGTCGAAGAGACGCGGTTTTGAGGGTTTGGGGGTCGTGGAGTCGAGGCGTTGGTATCGATTTGGGC
This window harbors:
- the LOC120259061 gene encoding auxin-responsive protein SAUR36-like — translated: MKTKRGFRLGRRLIRVWRCVLLRRPNRYQRLDSTTPKPSKPRLFDWARRFFACSGGGGGGGRTDYRRIETSCTGEKPPPRGHLAVYVGSGVKGGGQRGQEEDGSGSKRYVVPVIYFNHPLFGELLREAEEEFGYEHPGGITIPCPVATFERVRTRIIAESTKPQLFH